Part of the Sinorhizobium terangae genome is shown below.
GGCATCGAGGTGCCCGTGATCGCTTCCGAGGCGCACTGAACATCCACGCTCTCGCCGGCGCTTACATCTTGGTCGGCGTCGGTTGGAACCGACGCCGACCAAGATGCCGGACACGCACCCAATCAAGGAAGAACTGCATGACACAAGAAAGCGAAATGCTGCCCTTGCTCGACGCACTGCTGACGACAATGGAGCGCGGGATCATCCCTGCAACGGAGGCCGGAGTGGCGGCCGGCAACAAGGTCTTCGGCGCCGCCCTGCTCAAGAAGTCGGATTTGTCGATCGTTCTCGTCGAGACCAACAACGAAACCGAGAATCCGCTCTGGCACGGCGAAGTGCATACCTTGAAGCGGTTCTACGAAATGGCGGGATCCGACCGCCCCGACGCGCGCGAACTCATCTTCCTGTCGACGCACGAGCCCTGCTCCATGTGCCTCTCAGCGATCACCTGGGCAGGTTTCGACAATTTCTACTATTTCTTCAGTCACGAGGATTCGCGAGATGCTTTTTCCATCCCGCACGACCTCAGGATCCTGAAGGAGGTCTTTACGCTGGAGCCCGGCGGCTACAACAGGACGAATGCCTTCTGGAAAGGCCAATCGATCCCGGATCTGATCGCCAGTCTTCCCGAGTCCGATCGCGTGTCTCTCGAAAAGCGCGCCCAGGCAATCGGCAGGAAATACGCTGAGCTGTCTGCCACGTATCAGGCCAGCAAGGGGGAGAACGCCATTCCGCTGAACTAAGCGGCTTCCGCAATCAGGCCTCAGCGCAGTCGCAGCGGCTTTTGAAAGGATCTCCCCTCCTCGGGGAGACCTCCGCAAAATGCATCACATTTCGATCGGGACCGAAGCATCCACTGTCCGACGATGCTAAAAGAGCGGCCTGGACCTGCTTCAAGGATGGACTTGATGACCGCTGCCGCCAAAATAAACATCGCCGTCGAACTCTTGCTTCTTCTCGCGCTTGCGACCCTCTGGGGCGCCTCCTACACTTTCATCAAGATCGGGGTTGAAACCATTCCACCGGTGACGCTGATTGCAGCGCGCACCCTGCTCGCCGGCGCAATTCTCCTGGCAGTGATCGGATGGCGCGGCCTCTCGTTGCCCTGTGACACGGCCACCTTGAAGCGTTTTCTGTTCCAGGCCTGCCTCAACAGCGTCGTTCCGTTCACACTGATTGCCTGGGCTGAGCGGACGATCGACGTTGGCGTGGCGGTGATCCTCAACTCCACCACGCCCATCTTCGCCTTCCTTTTGACGGCTCTGATCACCCGGCACGAACCCGTTACTGCCCGCAAATTCGTGGGCGTCATTGCGGGTCTCACCGGCATCAGCCTGATCATTGGGCTCGAAGCCTTTAGCGGCATCGGCGATCAGCTCATCCCGCAGCTTGCCGTTATTCTTGCAACCATCTGCTATGCGGGCGCGGCAATCTTCGGGAAGAATTTCAAGGGGCTGGATCCGATGATACCCGCCGCAGGGTCGCTTCTCGCCGGCGCGATCTTGCTCGTCCCGACGAGCCTGGTCATCGATCGGCCCTGGACGCTCAACCCCTCGCCCGAATCGCTGATCGCGCTCGTCTGCCTGTCAGCCTTCTCAACGGCACTCGCCTTCGTCATCTATTTCCGCCTGATCCACACGCTCGGATCCGTCGGCACGACGGCACAGGCCTATGTCCGCGTTCCGATCGGCGTTGCCATCGGAGTCCTGTTCCTTGGCGAAACTCTACCGACAACCGCGTGGATCGGCCTCTGCTGCGTTATCGCCGGCGTCGCCGCCATGACTATACCGGCGCGCCAACGCGCAGCGGCGGCCGAAGCCCAAGGGTAATCCTTGGTCAATCCTTGCGCTTCCGGCAATAAAGCTCCAGCCGGTGGCGCACCAGATCGTAGCCGAGCTCGGCGGCGATCTCCGCCTGCAACTGCTCGATCTTGTCCGAGCGAAACTCGATCACCGCGCCGGTATCGATGTCGATCAGATGGTCGTGATGCGGGGCGTCGGCCGTCTCGAATCGAGCGGTTGCGTTCTCGAAGGCATGCCGCTGCACGACCCCCTGCTGCTCCAGTGCCGATAGGGTCCGGTAGACGGTCGAGAGCGACACCGTCGCATCGATTTCCTTCGCGCGCCGGTGTAATTCGCTGGCATCGGGATGATCCTCGGCCTCGGCCAGAATCTTAAGGATTGCAGCGCGTTGGCGGGTAACGCGCACGCCGCCGTCCCGCAGGATTCCTTCCAGTTCCTTGATCCGATTCTTGCTTTGTCTCATTAGCCGACACTAGCCAAGGGCGACCTGTTTGAAAATAGCTAGTTGCAAATGGTTCTCATTTGCATTGACTTATGCAGGTCATTCGCCTACCCATAGTGTCGGATGACATCGACGCTGGTTCTAAGGAGTAATGGATGATCGATCGCACGAGGCGCATGATATTGGCGGCAGCAGCGGCGGCGGCCGCCTTTTCCTTCATTCCCGGCGCGGCGCTGGCCCAGGAAAAATTCAAGGCTGTCACCACCTTCACGGTCATTGCCGACATGGCGCAGAATGTCGCGGGCGACGCGGCAATCGTCGAATCGATCACCAAGCCTGGCGCAGAGATCCACAACTACCAGCCGACGCCGCGCGACATCCTGAAAGCGCACGACGCCAAGCTCATTCTCTGGAACGGGCTGAACCTGGAACTCTGGTTTGAAAAGTTCTTCCAGAACTTCGATGACATTCCCGGCGTCGTCGTCTCGGAAGGCGTCGAGCCTATGGGGATCGCGGAGGGTCCGTATACCGGCAAGCCGAATCCGCATGCCTGGATGTCGCCCTCGGCAGCACTGATTTATGTCGACAACATCCGCGACGCCTTCGTGAAATTCGACCCTCAGAACGCCGAAACCTACAAGGCGAATGCCGAGGCCTATAAGCAGAAGATCGAGGCGGCTGTCGCGCCGATCCGGGCCGAACTCGAGAAGATCCCGGCGGAAAAGCGCTGGCTCGTCTCGAGCGAGGGCGCCTTCAGCTACCTGATCCGCGACTTCGGCATGAAGGAACTTTATCTCTGGCCGATCAATGCCGATCAGCAGGGCACGCCGCAGCAGGTGCGCAAGGTGATCGACGCGGTCCGTGCCAACAACATTCCGGTGGTCTTTTCCGAGAGCACGATCTCGCCGGATCCGGCGGAACAGGTGGCGCGGGAAACCGGCGCGAGATATGGCGGTGTGCTCTACGTCGATTCCTTGAGCGAGGCCGATGGCCCGGTGCCGACCTACATTGATCTCCTGCGCGTCACCTCCGAAACGATCGCGAAAGGTCTTTCGCAATGAAACTTGAGGTAAAGGAACGCGCCGGGCCGGCGCCAGCTCCAACGGACGAGGGCAGCGGCATCCGCGTCCGCGGCGCCACCGTGACCTATCGCACCGGTCACCGGGCGCTTCGCGATGCTTCCTTCGGGATCCCGACCGGCACGATCGCAGCCCTCGTCGGGGTCAACGGCAGCGGCAAGTCGACCCTGTTCAAGGCAATCATGGGCTTCGTCCGGTTGGCGCAGGGCGAAATCTCGATCCTCGGGCTTCCCGTATCGGCGGCGCTGAAGCGAAACCTCGTCGCCTACGTGCCCCAGGCCGAGGAGGTCGACTGGAACTTCCCGGTTCTCGTCGAGGACGTGGTGATGATGGGCCGATACGGCCACATGAACATGCTTCGGATCCCGAAGAAAGCGGATCATGACGCGGTCGAGGCCGCACTTGCGCGTGTCGGCATGAGCGATTTCCGCAAGCGCCAGATCGGCGAGCTTTCCGGTGGCCAGAAGAAACGCGTCTTCCTCGCCCGCGCTCTCGCCCAGGACGGCCGCGTCATCCTGCTCGACGAGCCCTTTACCGGTGTCGACGTCAAGACTGAGGATGCGATCATCCGTCTGCTGATCGGCCTGCGCGACGAGGGGCGCGTGATGCTCGTCTCCACCCATAATCTCGGCAGCGTGCCGGAGTTCTGCGACAGCACCGTGCTTCTGAAGAACACGGTGCTCGCCTACGGACCGACGGCAACCACGTTCACCCGCGAAAACCTCGAACTCGCCTTCGGCGGCGTGCTGCGCCACTTCGTGCTCGGCGGCGAGCATCTGCACGACGACGCCGACCCACGCCAGCTTGCCGTCATCAGCGACGACGAGCGCCCGCTCGTCATGTACGGCGCGCAGGGGCGCATGGTGACGCAGCCGGCAAAGCCCGAGAGCGAGGCGGACAGCGAATGATCGCCACCCTCGTCGAGCCGTTCACATACGGCTATATGCTGAATGCCATGTGGGTCAGCGCACTGGTCGGTGCGGTCTGCGCCTTCCTCTCGGCCTATCTCATGCTCAAGGGCTGGTCGCTGATCGGCGACGCGCTTTCCCACTCGATCGTGCCCGGGGTCGCCGGTGCCTATATGCTGGGGCTTCCTTTTTCGCTCGGCGCCTTCTTTTCTGGCGCCCTTGCCGCAGCCGCCATGCTGTTCCTGAACCAGCGCACGCGGCTGAAGGAGGACACGATCATCGGGCTGATCTTCACGTCCTTCTTCGGCCTCGGCCTCTTCATGGTGTCGCTATCGCCGACCTCGGTGAACATCCAGACGATCGTGCTCGGCAACATCCTCGCCATCACCCCGGCCGACACGCTGCAGCTCGCAATCATCGGCGTCGTCTCGCTGGCGATCCTCTTCGCGAAATGGAAGGACCTGATGGTC
Proteins encoded:
- a CDS encoding deaminase, which codes for MTQESEMLPLLDALLTTMERGIIPATEAGVAAGNKVFGAALLKKSDLSIVLVETNNETENPLWHGEVHTLKRFYEMAGSDRPDARELIFLSTHEPCSMCLSAITWAGFDNFYYFFSHEDSRDAFSIPHDLRILKEVFTLEPGGYNRTNAFWKGQSIPDLIASLPESDRVSLEKRAQAIGRKYAELSATYQASKGENAIPLN
- a CDS encoding DMT family transporter is translated as MTAAAKINIAVELLLLLALATLWGASYTFIKIGVETIPPVTLIAARTLLAGAILLAVIGWRGLSLPCDTATLKRFLFQACLNSVVPFTLIAWAERTIDVGVAVILNSTTPIFAFLLTALITRHEPVTARKFVGVIAGLTGISLIIGLEAFSGIGDQLIPQLAVILATICYAGAAIFGKNFKGLDPMIPAAGSLLAGAILLVPTSLVIDRPWTLNPSPESLIALVCLSAFSTALAFVIYFRLIHTLGSVGTTAQAYVRVPIGVAIGVLFLGETLPTTAWIGLCCVIAGVAAMTIPARQRAAAAEAQG
- a CDS encoding Fur family transcriptional regulator, translating into MRQSKNRIKELEGILRDGGVRVTRQRAAILKILAEAEDHPDASELHRRAKEIDATVSLSTVYRTLSALEQQGVVQRHAFENATARFETADAPHHDHLIDIDTGAVIEFRSDKIEQLQAEIAAELGYDLVRHRLELYCRKRKD
- a CDS encoding metal ABC transporter substrate-binding protein, coding for MIDRTRRMILAAAAAAAAFSFIPGAALAQEKFKAVTTFTVIADMAQNVAGDAAIVESITKPGAEIHNYQPTPRDILKAHDAKLILWNGLNLELWFEKFFQNFDDIPGVVVSEGVEPMGIAEGPYTGKPNPHAWMSPSAALIYVDNIRDAFVKFDPQNAETYKANAEAYKQKIEAAVAPIRAELEKIPAEKRWLVSSEGAFSYLIRDFGMKELYLWPINADQQGTPQQVRKVIDAVRANNIPVVFSESTISPDPAEQVARETGARYGGVLYVDSLSEADGPVPTYIDLLRVTSETIAKGLSQ
- a CDS encoding manganese/iron ABC transporter ATP-binding protein, coding for MKLEVKERAGPAPAPTDEGSGIRVRGATVTYRTGHRALRDASFGIPTGTIAALVGVNGSGKSTLFKAIMGFVRLAQGEISILGLPVSAALKRNLVAYVPQAEEVDWNFPVLVEDVVMMGRYGHMNMLRIPKKADHDAVEAALARVGMSDFRKRQIGELSGGQKKRVFLARALAQDGRVILLDEPFTGVDVKTEDAIIRLLIGLRDEGRVMLVSTHNLGSVPEFCDSTVLLKNTVLAYGPTATTFTRENLELAFGGVLRHFVLGGEHLHDDADPRQLAVISDDERPLVMYGAQGRMVTQPAKPESEADSE
- a CDS encoding metal ABC transporter permease; protein product: MIATLVEPFTYGYMLNAMWVSALVGAVCAFLSAYLMLKGWSLIGDALSHSIVPGVAGAYMLGLPFSLGAFFSGALAAAAMLFLNQRTRLKEDTIIGLIFTSFFGLGLFMVSLSPTSVNIQTIVLGNILAITPADTLQLAIIGVVSLAILFAKWKDLMVTFFDESHARSIGIKTTFLKVLFFTLLSASTVAALQTVGAFLVIAMVVTPGATAYLLTDRFPKLIAISIAIGAATSFFGAYASYFLDGATGGIIIVLQTLIFLLAFVFAPKHGLIAARRRGSEALEAAR